In Salinigranum marinum, one DNA window encodes the following:
- a CDS encoding GTPBP1 family GTP-binding protein → MSADRAVLEEALERGEEEGGHIEFKERLSRDIHLSEGRMESLAAQLRHRVLSGDGTATYVVGVTDEGGIAGISRDAFSESMDVLSLLAEEAGAHIHDVETWGVGDDGLVGVATLREGGMLDGDDDHIVVGTAGHVDHGKSTLVGSLVTGRPDDGEGETRSFLDVQPHEVERGLSADLSYGVYGFDDDGPVRMDNPHRKADRARIVQEADRLVSFVDTVGHEPWLRTTIRGLVGQRLDYGLIVVAADDGPTRTTREHLGILLAMELPTLVALTKVDMVDDERVSAVEREVEQLLRDVGKTPLRVERHGVETAVEEISDAVVPILQTSAVTMQGLDRLDYLFEHLPKTTREEGRFRMYIDRSYSVTGVGAVASGTVNSGSVEAGDELLVGPMADGAFREVEVRSIEMHYHRVDRAKAGRIVGIALKGVREADLERGMVLLPRDADPDPVRRFEAEVMVLNHPTRIGAGYEPVVHLETISEAAVFRPEGGQLLPGDTGTTDVEFKFRPYLVEAGQRFVFREGRSKGVGTVTRVYDD, encoded by the coding sequence ATGAGCGCTGATCGGGCCGTCCTTGAGGAGGCCCTCGAGCGCGGCGAAGAGGAGGGCGGGCACATCGAGTTCAAAGAGCGGCTCTCTCGCGACATTCACCTCTCGGAGGGACGAATGGAGAGCCTGGCCGCTCAGCTCCGCCACCGCGTCCTCTCGGGCGACGGGACGGCGACGTACGTCGTCGGCGTCACGGACGAGGGTGGCATCGCCGGCATCTCCCGCGACGCGTTCTCCGAATCGATGGACGTCCTCTCGCTTCTGGCCGAGGAGGCCGGCGCTCACATTCACGACGTCGAGACGTGGGGCGTCGGCGACGACGGCCTCGTCGGCGTCGCGACCCTCCGGGAGGGAGGGATGCTCGACGGCGACGACGACCACATCGTCGTCGGCACGGCCGGTCACGTCGACCACGGCAAGTCGACGCTCGTGGGATCGCTCGTCACCGGCCGACCCGACGACGGCGAGGGCGAGACGCGTTCGTTCCTCGACGTCCAGCCCCACGAGGTCGAACGCGGGCTATCCGCCGACCTCTCGTACGGCGTCTACGGCTTCGACGACGACGGGCCGGTCCGTATGGACAACCCCCACCGGAAGGCCGACCGCGCTCGGATCGTCCAAGAGGCCGACCGGCTGGTGTCGTTCGTCGACACCGTCGGTCACGAGCCGTGGCTCCGGACCACGATCAGGGGCCTCGTCGGGCAGCGCCTCGACTACGGGCTCATCGTCGTCGCGGCGGACGACGGCCCCACCCGAACGACGCGGGAGCACCTCGGGATCCTCCTGGCCATGGAGCTCCCGACGCTCGTCGCGCTCACCAAGGTCGACATGGTCGACGACGAGCGCGTCAGCGCGGTCGAGCGTGAGGTCGAGCAGTTGCTCCGCGACGTCGGCAAGACCCCGCTCCGCGTCGAACGTCACGGAGTCGAGACGGCCGTCGAGGAGATCAGCGACGCCGTCGTCCCGATCCTCCAGACCAGCGCCGTGACGATGCAGGGGCTCGACCGTCTCGACTACCTGTTCGAGCACCTCCCGAAGACGACGCGCGAGGAGGGCCGGTTCCGGATGTACATCGATCGGTCGTACTCCGTGACGGGCGTCGGTGCGGTCGCCTCCGGGACGGTCAACTCGGGAAGCGTCGAAGCCGGCGACGAACTCCTCGTCGGGCCGATGGCCGACGGGGCGTTCCGTGAGGTCGAGGTCCGCTCGATCGAGATGCACTACCACCGGGTCGATCGCGCGAAGGCCGGCCGTATCGTCGGCATCGCGCTCAAGGGCGTCCGCGAGGCGGATCTCGAACGCGGGATGGTGCTCCTACCGCGCGACGCCGACCCCGACCCCGTCCGGCGGTTCGAGGCAGAAGTGATGGTGCTCAACCACCCAACCAGGATCGGTGCAGGCTACGAACCCGTCGTCCACCTCGAAACGATCAGCGAGGCCGCGGTGTTCCGCCCCGAGGGCGGGCAGTTGCTCCCCGGCGACACCGGCACGACGGACGTGGAGTTCAAGTTCCGGCCGTATCTCGTCGAGGCCGGCCAGCGGTTCGTCTTCCGCGAGGGCCGGAGCAAGGGCGTCGGAACCGTCACGCGCGTCTACGACGACTGA
- a CDS encoding HAD family hydrolase → MTTEPVDTVLFDLDDTLVTYNRTTSEVLDEAFAAVGVDPFFPAEAYFERYEEFLPTTGSIEELREACFAAVADDRGRDPTLGRDVARAFSARRDHGDVRLLPGAREVVDAFTDEYRVGVVTNGPPDVQRPKLAGAGLDGAFETVVFAGHDTEPKPKPEPFHRALATLGGESDRAVHVGNSLASDVAGAHAAGLRSVWIPAYAEDATIEPHYELESLAELAARPWH, encoded by the coding sequence ATGACGACAGAGCCGGTCGACACCGTGCTGTTCGACCTCGACGACACCCTCGTCACGTACAACCGGACCACGAGCGAGGTACTCGACGAGGCGTTCGCCGCCGTCGGCGTCGACCCGTTTTTTCCCGCGGAGGCGTACTTCGAGCGGTACGAGGAGTTCCTTCCCACGACGGGATCGATCGAGGAGCTCCGCGAGGCGTGTTTCGCGGCCGTCGCCGACGACCGGGGACGCGACCCCACGCTCGGCCGCGACGTCGCCCGCGCGTTCAGCGCCCGGCGCGACCACGGCGACGTCCGACTCCTCCCGGGCGCGCGAGAGGTCGTCGACGCCTTCACCGACGAGTACCGGGTCGGGGTCGTAACGAACGGCCCGCCGGACGTCCAGCGGCCCAAGCTCGCGGGGGCGGGCCTCGACGGCGCGTTCGAGACGGTCGTCTTCGCCGGACACGACACGGAACCGAAGCCGAAGCCAGAGCCGTTTCACCGGGCGCTCGCGACGCTTGGCGGCGAGTCGGACCGGGCGGTGCACGTCGGCAACTCGCTCGCGTCGGATGTCGCCGGGGCGCACGCGGCCGGACTCCGAAGCGTCTGGATCCCCGCGTACGCGGAGGACGCGACGATCGAACCCCACTACGAGCTCGAGTCGCTCGCCGAACTGGCGGCGCGACCGTGGCATTAA
- the mch gene encoding methenyltetrahydromethanopterin cyclohydrolase, whose protein sequence is MESLNRMAIELVDEVLDFADELGVVVYELDSGATVIDCGVDAEAGLEAGLLLAEVQTAGLATVQTRMDTVAGAPVPHVELTTDHPALALLCSQKAGWELAFEGQDGGGGFDGLGAGPARALVGQESEFQAVGYYDEFDLTVLTVESIDLPDDAVARHVADLTGVEPSGVFLPTFATGSTVGSVTMASRAAELGVFRLFELGYDPKDVLTVSSSAPVAPVSYDEGVAMGRTNDALAYGGQVYMQVREDSDVFDDLPSTANDEYGTPFETVFEDAGWDFYEVSDSVFAPAQVTVDVVDGPTRVLGAVDEDLLAESFGFA, encoded by the coding sequence ATGGAGAGTCTCAACCGGATGGCCATCGAACTCGTCGACGAGGTGCTCGACTTCGCCGACGAGCTGGGAGTCGTCGTCTACGAACTCGACTCCGGCGCGACGGTCATCGACTGCGGCGTCGACGCGGAGGCCGGGCTGGAGGCCGGCCTGCTCCTCGCGGAGGTCCAGACGGCCGGTCTCGCGACGGTCCAGACCCGGATGGACACCGTCGCGGGCGCGCCGGTGCCCCACGTCGAACTCACGACCGACCACCCCGCGCTCGCGCTGCTCTGTTCGCAGAAGGCCGGCTGGGAACTCGCGTTCGAGGGCCAGGATGGCGGGGGAGGCTTCGACGGCCTCGGCGCCGGCCCCGCCCGCGCGCTCGTCGGGCAGGAGAGCGAGTTTCAGGCCGTCGGCTACTACGACGAGTTCGATCTCACCGTGCTCACCGTCGAGAGCATCGACCTGCCGGACGACGCCGTCGCGCGGCACGTCGCCGACCTCACCGGCGTCGAGCCGTCGGGCGTCTTCCTCCCGACGTTCGCGACCGGCTCCACGGTCGGGAGCGTGACGATGGCGTCCCGTGCTGCGGAACTCGGCGTCTTCCGCCTCTTCGAGCTCGGCTACGACCCCAAGGACGTTCTCACCGTCTCCAGCTCGGCACCCGTCGCGCCCGTCAGCTACGACGAGGGCGTCGCGATGGGCCGGACGAACGACGCCCTCGCCTACGGCGGCCAGGTGTACATGCAGGTGCGCGAGGACAGCGACGTCTTCGACGACCTCCCGTCGACCGCCAACGACGAGTACGGGACCCCGTTCGAGACGGTCTTCGAGGACGCCGGCTGGGACTTCTACGAGGTGTCTGACTCGGTGTTCGCGCCCGCGCAGGTGACCGTCGACGTCGTCGATGGCCCGACGCGCGTCCTCGGGGCGGTCGACGAGGACCTGCTCGCGGAGTCGTTCGGGTTCGCGTGA
- a CDS encoding thiamine-binding protein, whose protein sequence is MTVIAMLSVAPVVEGSMAPEVAKAVAALDDFDVAYETNPMGTVVEADDIDTLLAAVATAHKAVDGDRVSTFLKIDDKRTRSQGAREKVDRVEAELGREPRRDRPE, encoded by the coding sequence ATGACCGTCATCGCAATGTTGAGCGTGGCACCGGTCGTCGAGGGGAGCATGGCCCCCGAGGTAGCGAAGGCCGTCGCCGCGCTCGACGACTTCGACGTGGCCTACGAGACGAATCCGATGGGCACTGTCGTCGAGGCTGACGACATCGACACCCTCCTCGCGGCGGTTGCCACGGCGCACAAAGCCGTCGACGGCGACAGAGTGAGCACGTTCCTGAAGATCGACGACAAGCGCACGCGGAGCCAGGGCGCGCGAGAGAAAGTCGACAGAGTGGAAGCAGAACTCGGGCGCGAACCGCGGCGCGACCGCCCCGAGTAG
- a CDS encoding YihY/virulence factor BrkB family protein → MSVISRATDADPRVERAVVLLRAIVHEVRAERLTFMAGSIAYHAFVSLLPLLLLVLALVARIGDRSLQAAFEEFVAAVLTPGAAPIFVGELSEAGGSASISLFGGIVLVWGTLRIFRGLDTAFSDIYESEAANTFADQVSDGVLVLVVFALAVLLVVFVESRLSFGDGGAAWLVHRLVLVALLSLALFPMYYVFPDSDVGVVEVLPGVFIAAIGLASFETLFQLYAQFSSKAQDPSVVAGILVLLTWLYFSGLVILLGAAVNAVLSNRSRDVNVRPVFGGVDYDNSSGPTRTQVTAVVEALEHALATERHTDVAETDVDTDDRREVVVTVGDHRVTLPAPDAAVARTDTGLLGGPVTIELTWSPRESE, encoded by the coding sequence ATGTCCGTCATCTCCCGCGCGACCGACGCCGATCCGCGGGTCGAGCGCGCGGTCGTCTTGCTCCGCGCGATCGTCCACGAGGTCCGCGCCGAACGGCTCACGTTCATGGCCGGCAGCATCGCCTACCACGCGTTCGTCTCGCTTCTCCCCCTGCTACTGCTGGTGCTGGCGCTCGTCGCGCGCATCGGAGACCGGAGCCTCCAAGCCGCGTTCGAGGAGTTCGTCGCGGCCGTCCTCACGCCGGGTGCGGCACCGATCTTCGTGGGCGAACTCTCCGAGGCCGGGGGCTCCGCGAGCATCTCGCTGTTCGGTGGGATCGTCCTCGTCTGGGGGACGCTCCGTATCTTCCGCGGGCTCGACACCGCCTTCTCCGACATCTACGAGTCCGAGGCCGCCAACACCTTCGCCGACCAGGTCTCCGACGGCGTACTCGTGCTCGTCGTCTTCGCACTGGCCGTCCTGCTGGTGGTGTTCGTTGAGTCGCGGCTCTCGTTCGGCGACGGAGGGGCCGCGTGGCTCGTACACCGCCTGGTGCTCGTCGCGCTCCTCTCGCTCGCGCTGTTCCCGATGTACTACGTCTTTCCCGACTCGGACGTCGGCGTCGTCGAAGTCCTGCCCGGCGTGTTCATCGCCGCCATCGGCTTGGCGTCGTTCGAGACGCTGTTTCAGCTGTACGCCCAGTTCAGCTCGAAAGCACAGGATCCGAGCGTCGTCGCCGGTATCCTCGTCCTCCTCACCTGGCTGTACTTCAGCGGGCTCGTCATCCTGCTCGGTGCCGCGGTGAACGCTGTGCTCTCGAACCGATCGCGCGACGTCAACGTCCGGCCGGTGTTTGGCGGCGTCGACTACGACAACTCGTCGGGGCCGACGCGGACGCAGGTGACCGCCGTGGTCGAGGCACTCGAACACGCGCTCGCCACCGAGCGGCACACCGACGTGGCCGAGACGGACGTGGATACTGACGACCGGAGGGAGGTCGTGGTGACCGTCGGGGACCACCGCGTGACGCTGCCGGCCCCCGACGCCGCCGTCGCCCGGACCGACACGGGGTTGCTCGGTGGCCCCGTCACGATCGAACTCACCTGGTCGCCGAGAGAGTCGGAGTAA
- a CDS encoding DUF7130 family rubredoxin-like protein — MAIRLPSPMTPGRAETTKTAETGTRTQRLVELASEEPSAVTASRAVRPPALVRNKHLADDGFGEAYLVWRCLDCGTVGSLDALPMRCVCGARREALAYVVED; from the coding sequence ATGGCGATTCGACTACCCAGTCCGATGACGCCGGGACGCGCCGAGACGACCAAGACGGCGGAGACGGGGACGCGGACGCAACGACTGGTCGAACTCGCGAGCGAGGAGCCCAGCGCCGTCACGGCTTCCCGGGCGGTCCGTCCACCCGCCCTCGTCCGGAACAAACACCTCGCGGACGACGGCTTCGGCGAGGCGTATCTCGTCTGGCGGTGTCTGGACTGCGGTACCGTCGGCTCGCTCGACGCCCTCCCGATGCGGTGTGTCTGTGGCGCGCGCCGCGAGGCCCTTGCGTACGTCGTCGAGGACTGA
- a CDS encoding cold-shock protein, whose translation MANGKVDFFNDTGGYGFISTDDSDDDVFFHMEDVGGEDLTEGTEVEFSIEQAPKGPRATNLVRN comes from the coding sequence ATGGCAAACGGAAAGGTTGATTTCTTCAACGACACAGGCGGCTACGGTTTCATCTCGACGGACGACTCTGACGACGACGTGTTCTTCCACATGGAGGATGTCGGCGGCGAGGACCTGACGGAAGGTACCGAGGTCGAATTCAGCATCGAACAGGCCCCCAAGGGCCCCCGCGCGACGAACCTCGTCCGCAACTAA
- a CDS encoding nuclear transport factor 2 family protein: protein MSTTKEILDHHWEAFTTQDLDMVMEDYDDDSVVITNLGTFHGLDGIEELFTGIFDEFSQPGSTAELEMEEIVDDTAYIVWHGETPDNEYAFATDTFRIEDGVITVQTFGGKIDAK from the coding sequence ATGAGCACGACGAAAGAGATTCTCGACCACCACTGGGAGGCGTTCACGACACAGGACCTCGACATGGTCATGGAAGACTACGACGACGACTCGGTCGTCATCACTAATCTGGGGACCTTCCACGGTCTCGACGGGATCGAGGAACTGTTCACGGGCATCTTCGACGAGTTCTCACAGCCGGGATCGACGGCCGAACTCGAGATGGAAGAGATCGTCGACGACACCGCCTACATCGTCTGGCACGGCGAGACGCCGGACAACGAGTACGCGTTCGCCACGGACACGTTCCGCATCGAAGACGGCGTCATCACCGTCCAGACGTTCGGCGGGAAGATCGACGCGAAGTGA
- a CDS encoding RNA methyltransferase encodes MTLSVLVPSSLVREAEDQREATRKLGYVARAATVFRADRLVVFPDREGETRWGGGFVETVLRYAATPPHLRKEVWDRRDELAYVGVLPPLRIASTTGSDSAESGSLTQGIVTEVGPEGRVRVTCGLQHPISLLVPSDMEVEEGERVTIRISSREPVRARIVDAPQPGYDVSRMDLAEALGRPDAGIRVATSRFGRPLSADGLADLTRRVAEGATVAFGAPGRGLPDILGIETEAVAAASGEVEPDGSDPGFDLWLNTIPAQGSEVVRTEEAMFASLATLTLPSQTE; translated from the coding sequence ATGACACTCAGCGTACTCGTGCCGTCTTCCCTCGTCCGGGAAGCCGAGGACCAACGCGAGGCGACTCGCAAACTCGGCTACGTCGCCCGAGCGGCGACGGTGTTCCGGGCGGACCGGCTCGTCGTCTTCCCCGACCGGGAAGGCGAAACACGGTGGGGAGGCGGGTTCGTCGAAACCGTACTCCGGTACGCCGCCACCCCACCCCACCTCCGAAAGGAGGTGTGGGACAGGCGGGACGAACTGGCGTACGTCGGTGTCTTGCCGCCCCTCCGAATCGCGTCTACGACCGGCTCCGACTCTGCCGAGTCGGGGTCGTTAACACAGGGAATCGTGACTGAGGTCGGACCTGAAGGCCGCGTCCGGGTCACTTGCGGACTGCAACACCCGATCTCGCTCCTCGTCCCCTCCGACATGGAGGTCGAGGAGGGAGAGCGCGTCACCATCAGGATCTCTTCGAGAGAGCCGGTCCGTGCGCGGATCGTCGACGCCCCACAGCCGGGGTACGACGTCTCCCGTATGGACCTCGCGGAAGCGCTGGGCCGCCCCGACGCCGGGATTCGCGTGGCGACGTCCCGGTTCGGACGGCCGCTGTCCGCCGACGGACTGGCGGATCTCACCCGCCGGGTCGCCGAGGGCGCAACGGTCGCCTTCGGCGCGCCCGGGCGGGGGCTTCCGGACATCCTCGGTATCGAGACCGAGGCCGTCGCCGCCGCGAGCGGCGAAGTCGAACCCGACGGTTCGGATCCGGGGTTCGACCTCTGGCTGAATACGATTCCGGCGCAGGGCAGCGAGGTGGTGCGAACGGAGGAAGCGATGTTCGCCTCGCTCGCGACCCTGACACTCCCAAGCCAGACGGAGTAA
- a CDS encoding 50S ribosomal protein L3 produces the protein MPQPSRPRKGSMGYSPRKRATSEVPRFRSWPDDDGSPALQGFAGYKAGMTHVVMVNDQANSAREGMEESVPVTVVETPPMRAVALRAYEQTSYGMRPTTEVWTSEFHEDLSRTLSVPAEDSFDEDADELRELVDDGAVDDLRVITHTVPGALANVPKKKPDVMETRVGGGSLSERADFALELLSGGGEHSMNDVFRPGQYLDVSGITKGKGTQGPVKRWGVQKRKGKHARQGWRRRIGNLGPWNPSRVRSTVPQQGQMGYHQRTELNKRLIDVGDGSEPSVDGGFVNYGEVDGPYALVKGSLPGPNKRLLRFRPAVRPNDQPRLDPEVRYVSTASNQG, from the coding sequence ATGCCACAACCAAGCAGACCACGCAAAGGCTCGATGGGCTACAGCCCGCGCAAGCGCGCGACGTCGGAAGTCCCGCGTTTCCGCTCGTGGCCCGACGACGATGGCTCCCCTGCACTGCAGGGCTTTGCCGGCTACAAGGCCGGGATGACCCACGTCGTCATGGTCAACGACCAGGCCAACTCCGCCCGCGAGGGCATGGAGGAGTCGGTGCCGGTGACCGTCGTCGAGACGCCGCCGATGCGCGCCGTCGCCCTGCGAGCCTACGAACAGACGTCGTACGGGATGAGGCCGACAACGGAAGTGTGGACGAGCGAGTTCCACGAGGACCTCTCGCGCACGCTCTCCGTCCCGGCCGAAGACAGCTTCGACGAGGACGCCGACGAACTCCGCGAGCTCGTCGACGACGGCGCGGTGGATGACCTCCGGGTCATCACCCACACCGTCCCCGGCGCGCTCGCGAACGTCCCCAAGAAGAAGCCCGACGTGATGGAGACCCGCGTCGGCGGCGGCTCCCTGTCGGAGCGCGCCGACTTCGCACTCGAGCTCCTCTCGGGGGGCGGCGAACACTCGATGAACGACGTGTTCCGCCCGGGGCAGTATCTCGACGTGTCGGGAATCACGAAAGGGAAGGGCACCCAGGGCCCCGTCAAGCGCTGGGGCGTCCAGAAGCGGAAGGGCAAACACGCCCGGCAGGGGTGGCGCCGACGCATCGGCAACCTCGGTCCGTGGAATCCTTCGCGCGTGCGCTCGACTGTCCCCCAGCAGGGGCAGATGGGCTACCACCAGCGCACCGAACTCAACAAGCGGCTCATCGACGTCGGCGACGGCTCCGAGCCGAGCGTCGACGGCGGCTTCGTCAACTACGGCGAGGTCGATGGCCCCTACGCGCTCGTGAAGGGGTCGCTGCCGGGGCCCAACAAGCGACTCTTACGGTTCCGCCCGGCCGTCCGGCCGAACGACCAGCCGCGCCTCGACCCCGAGGTGCGCTACGTCTCCACAGCCTCGAACCAAGGATAA
- the rpl4p gene encoding 50S ribosomal protein L4 encodes MKATVRDLNGDDAGEVDLPDTFDTPYRPDLIQRAVVAAQANRKQAYGADPFAGMRTPAESFGSGRGMAHVPRENGQGRRVPQTVGGRKAHPPKAEKDQGKRINDKERQLAVRSAVAATADAALVAERGHQFDSDLELPLVVSDEFEDLVKTKEVVSFLEAVGLDADIERAEERTVRAGQGKARGRKYRRPTSILFVTSEEPSKAARNLAGADVATAANVSAEDLAPGTHAGRLTVWTESALAEVADR; translated from the coding sequence ATGAAAGCGACAGTACGCGACCTGAACGGTGACGACGCGGGCGAGGTCGACCTCCCCGACACCTTCGACACGCCCTACCGGCCGGATCTCATCCAGCGGGCGGTCGTCGCCGCGCAGGCCAACCGGAAGCAGGCGTACGGTGCCGACCCCTTCGCCGGGATGCGAACCCCGGCGGAGTCCTTCGGGAGCGGACGCGGCATGGCTCACGTCCCCCGTGAGAACGGGCAGGGCCGCCGCGTTCCACAGACGGTGGGTGGCCGCAAGGCCCACCCGCCGAAAGCCGAGAAGGACCAGGGGAAGCGAATCAACGACAAGGAGCGCCAACTCGCCGTTCGATCGGCGGTCGCCGCGACCGCGGACGCCGCCCTCGTCGCCGAGCGTGGGCACCAGTTCGACTCCGATCTGGAGCTCCCGCTCGTCGTGAGCGACGAATTCGAGGACCTGGTGAAGACCAAGGAGGTCGTCTCCTTCCTCGAAGCGGTTGGCTTAGATGCCGACATCGAGCGCGCCGAGGAGCGGACGGTCCGCGCCGGCCAGGGCAAGGCCCGCGGCCGGAAGTACCGCCGCCCGACGTCGATCCTCTTCGTCACGAGCGAGGAGCCCTCGAAAGCCGCGCGCAACCTCGCGGGCGCCGACGTCGCCACCGCGGCGAACGTCTCCGCCGAGGACCTCGCGCCGGGCACCCACGCGGGTCGCCTGACGGTGTGGACCGAGAGCGCGCTCGCGGAGGTGGCAGACCGATGA
- a CDS encoding 50S ribosomal protein L23, with protein sequence MSGIIEHPLVTEKAMNEMDFDNKLQFIVHLDATKDEIQDEVESRYDVVIEKVNTQVTPKGTKKATVRLSDDDDAQEIASRIGVF encoded by the coding sequence ATGAGTGGGATCATCGAACACCCGCTCGTCACCGAGAAGGCGATGAACGAGATGGACTTCGACAACAAGCTCCAGTTCATCGTTCACCTCGACGCGACCAAAGACGAAATCCAAGACGAGGTCGAGTCTCGATACGATGTCGTCATCGAGAAGGTGAACACGCAGGTGACGCCGAAGGGCACGAAGAAGGCGACCGTCCGTCTCTCCGACGACGACGACGCCCAAGAGATCGCCTCCAGAATCGGGGTGTTCTAG
- a CDS encoding 50S ribosomal protein L2 has product MGRRIQGQKRGHGSSTYRAPSHRYKAELSHKKNEDRDTVSGTVVDIEHDPARSAPIAAIEFDDGDQRLVLAPEGITVGDTIQVGVSAEIKPGNTLPLAEIPEGVPVCNVESSPGDGGKFARASGTSAQLLSHDRRVAVVKLPSGEVKRLSPDCRATIGVVAGGGRTEKPFVKAGNKYHKMRSRGTKYPRVRGVAMNAVDHPFGGGGRQHPGKPKSVSRNAPPGRKVGDIASKRTGRGGKAGNK; this is encoded by the coding sequence ATGGGACGAAGAATTCAGGGACAGAAACGCGGGCACGGCTCCTCGACGTACCGAGCGCCGTCGCACCGCTACAAGGCCGAACTGTCGCACAAGAAGAACGAGGACCGGGACACGGTCTCGGGCACGGTCGTCGACATCGAGCACGACCCGGCGCGGAGCGCGCCGATCGCCGCAATCGAGTTCGACGACGGTGACCAGCGGCTAGTGCTCGCCCCAGAGGGGATCACCGTGGGCGACACCATCCAGGTCGGAGTGAGCGCGGAGATCAAACCGGGGAACACGCTCCCGCTGGCGGAGATCCCCGAGGGGGTCCCCGTCTGTAACGTCGAGTCCTCCCCCGGTGACGGCGGGAAGTTCGCCCGCGCGTCGGGCACCTCCGCCCAGTTGCTGAGCCACGACCGCCGCGTCGCGGTCGTGAAGCTCCCCTCCGGGGAAGTCAAGCGCCTCAGCCCCGACTGCCGGGCGACGATCGGCGTCGTCGCCGGCGGCGGGCGAACGGAGAAGCCGTTCGTCAAAGCCGGCAACAAGTACCACAAGATGCGCTCGCGCGGGACGAAGTATCCGCGCGTCCGCGGTGTCGCGATGAACGCCGTCGACCACCCGTTCGGTGGCGGTGGCCGGCAACACCCCGGAAAGCCGAAGTCCGTCTCGCGGAACGCGCCGCCGGGCCGCAAAGTGGGCGACATCGCCTCGAAACGAACGGGACGCGGCGGCAAGGCAGGGAACAAATAA
- a CDS encoding 30S ribosomal protein S19, producing the protein MSSEYRTGREGEFTYRGHTLDELQEMALDEVAELLPARQRRTITRGLTAQHEKLLERVRDADPEETANNPIRTHLRDMPIVPAFVGKTFAVYNGQEFQRVEIQPEMIGHYLGEFQLTRTSVEHGQAGIGATRSSKFVPLK; encoded by the coding sequence ATGAGTTCAGAATACCGCACCGGCCGTGAAGGTGAGTTCACCTACCGCGGCCACACGCTCGACGAGTTGCAGGAGATGGCGCTCGACGAAGTCGCGGAACTGCTCCCCGCTCGCCAGCGGCGAACCATCACCCGCGGGCTGACCGCCCAGCACGAGAAGCTGCTCGAGCGCGTCCGCGACGCGGACCCCGAGGAGACGGCGAACAACCCGATCCGAACGCACCTGCGGGACATGCCGATCGTGCCGGCGTTCGTCGGCAAGACGTTCGCGGTGTACAACGGTCAGGAGTTCCAGCGCGTCGAGATCCAGCCCGAGATGATCGGGCACTACCTCGGCGAGTTCCAGCTCACACGCACGTCCGTCGAACACGGTCAGGCGGGTATCGGTGCGACCCGCTCGTCGAAGTTCGTGCCACTCAAATAA
- a CDS encoding 50S ribosomal protein L22 → MGINYSVEADPETTARGMLRDRPISLKHSKAISRAIKGKTVAEAETYLEAVVNEERSVPFKQHNTGVGHRSDIDGWDAGRYPEKASKDFLKLIENVRNNANEQGFEGSEMTIKHVAAHKTGERPGRKPRAFGRADPWNTTLCDVELIIEQQEEAQ, encoded by the coding sequence ATGGGAATCAACTACAGCGTCGAGGCCGACCCGGAGACCACCGCCAGAGGGATGCTCCGCGACCGGCCCATCAGCCTCAAGCACAGCAAAGCCATCTCCCGGGCGATCAAGGGGAAGACGGTCGCCGAGGCCGAGACGTACCTCGAAGCGGTCGTCAACGAGGAGCGTTCGGTCCCGTTCAAACAGCACAACACCGGTGTCGGACACCGCTCCGACATCGACGGCTGGGACGCGGGCCGCTACCCCGAGAAGGCCTCGAAGGACTTCCTGAAGCTCATCGAGAACGTTCGCAACAACGCGAACGAACAGGGCTTCGAGGGCTCTGAGATGACGATCAAGCACGTCGCCGCGCACAAGACCGGCGAGCGCCCGGGCAGAAAGCCGCGGGCGTTCGGCCGCGCCGACCCGTGGAACACGACGCTCTGTGACGTCGAACTCATCATCGAACAGCAGGAGGAGGCCCAGTAA